In the Natranaerobius trueperi genome, TAAACACGGACTTTTAACTCAATACCTGTTAGAAAATAACTTCACTGTTTATTCTGTTAACCCCAAGCTAGTTGATGCTAGACGAAAAGCTTCTGGGGCTAAAACTGACTTTATTGATGCTAAAATACTGGCTAATATGGGTAGATCAGAGCTCCATGACTTACATAAGCTAGAGCCTGATTCTGAACATATTCAAGAGCTTAAAGTGCTTACCAGAGATCAAGAAGCTCTTATAAAAGAAAGTGCTAGGTTAACAAATAGACTGATTTCAACCCTGAAAGAATATTACCCTGTTGCTCTTGAGCTGTTTTCTAAAATAACTCTACCTGTTTCTCTAGCTTTTTTAAGGAAATACCCCACTCCAAAACAGGCTCGAAAAGCTAGTAGAGATGAGATCTT is a window encoding:
- a CDS encoding IS110 family transposase; translated protein: MSGDGKELDNFTIQHSKDGFETLETKLLKHDDNPKNFCCLIETKHGLLTQYLLENNFTVYSVNPKLVDARRKASGAKTDFIDAKILANMGRSELHDLHKLEPDSEHIQELKVLTRDQEALIKESARLTNRLISTLKEYYPVALELFSKITLPVSLAFLRKYPTPKQARKASRDEI